A section of the Burkholderia mallei ATCC 23344 genome encodes:
- the rimP gene encoding ribosome maturation factor RimP: MQLTELIETTVTGLGYELVDLERTGRGMVCVYIDQPAGITIDDCEKVTRQLQHVLTVENIDYERLEVSSPGLDRPLKKLADFTRFAGSEAVITLKKPLDGRKTYRGILHAPNGETIGLEFERKKGEAAMLDFTLADIDKARLIPHVDFRSRKQ; this comes from the coding sequence GTGCAACTGACGGAACTGATAGAAACTACGGTCACGGGGCTCGGCTACGAGCTCGTCGATCTCGAGCGCACCGGGCGCGGCATGGTCTGCGTCTACATCGATCAGCCCGCCGGCATCACGATCGACGATTGCGAGAAGGTCACGCGTCAGCTCCAGCACGTACTGACGGTCGAAAACATCGATTACGAACGGCTCGAGGTCTCGTCACCGGGGCTCGACCGGCCGTTGAAGAAGCTGGCTGACTTCACGCGTTTCGCGGGCAGCGAGGCCGTCATCACCCTGAAAAAGCCGTTGGACGGGCGCAAGACGTACCGGGGCATTCTGCACGCGCCGAACGGCGAGACGATCGGTTTGGAATTTGAGAGGAAGAAGGGCGAGGCGGCCATGCTGGATTTCACGCTGGCGGACATCGACAAGGCCCGCCTGATTCCGCACGTTGACTTTAGGAGCCGCAAACAATGA
- the infB gene encoding translation initiation factor IF-2 has product MASNNVAQFAAELKMPAGVLLEQLQAAGVQKASEDDALSETDKARLLDHLRKSHGATDGDKRKITLTRRHTSEIKQADATGKARTIQVEVRKKRTFVKRDDVSETGADQAQAQTDEQAEAELKRREEEARREAELLEKQAQELRERQERLEREEAERRAREEAAEAERRRAEEEAAAKRAAAAQAEAAQQAAAAREQAQRAQSEPAEQSAQDEARAAAERAAQREAAKKAEDAAREAADKARAEQEEIRKRREAAEAEARAIREMMNTPRRAQVKAVEPPKPAEPPAAKAAEAKGTLHKPAKPAGEAAAARPAAKKPASGAPAPAAAPAGDRTKKPGTGKSGWQDDAAKRRGIKTRGDSSGGVDRGWRGGPKGRGKHQDSASSFQAPTEPIVREVHVPETISVADLAHKMSIKASEVIKVMMKMGQMVTINQVLDQETAMIVVEELGHRALAAKLDDPEALLVEGEIGSDAEQLPRPPVVTVMGHVDHGKTSLLDYIRRAKVAAGEAGGITQHIGAYHVETPRGVVTFLDTPGHEAFTAMRARGAKATDIVILVVAADDGVMPQTKEAISHAKAGGVPIVVAINKIDKPEANPDRVKQELVAEGVVPEEYGGDSPFVPVSAKTGAGIDDLLENVLLQAEVLELKAPVESPAKGIVIEAKLDKGKGPVATVLVQSGTLSRGDVVLAGTAYGRVRAMLDENGKPTKEAGPSIPVEIQGLSEVPGAGDEVIVLPDERKAREIALFRQGKFRDVKLAKQQAAKLESMLEQMGEGEVQNLPLIIKADVQGSQEALVQSLLKLSTDEVRVQIVHSAVGGISESDVNLATASKAVIIGFNTRADAQARKLAEANGIDIRYYNIIYDAVDEVKAAMSGMLAPEKREVVTGMVEVRQVFKVPKVGTVAGCMVTDGVVKRSSSVRVLRNNVVIFTGELDSLKRFKDDVKEVKQGFECGMSLKNFNDIVEGDQFEVFEVTEVARTL; this is encoded by the coding sequence ATGGCGAGTAACAACGTAGCCCAATTTGCCGCGGAACTGAAAATGCCTGCTGGTGTGCTGCTCGAACAACTGCAGGCAGCGGGCGTCCAGAAAGCGAGCGAGGACGATGCGCTGTCGGAGACGGACAAGGCGCGTCTGCTCGATCATTTGCGCAAGTCGCACGGTGCGACCGATGGCGACAAGCGCAAGATCACGCTGACTCGCCGGCACACGTCGGAGATCAAGCAGGCCGACGCAACGGGTAAGGCTCGCACCATTCAGGTCGAGGTGCGCAAGAAGCGCACGTTCGTCAAGCGCGACGACGTGAGCGAGACGGGCGCCGATCAGGCTCAGGCGCAGACCGACGAGCAGGCGGAAGCCGAACTGAAGCGCCGCGAGGAAGAAGCGCGCCGCGAGGCCGAGCTGCTCGAGAAGCAGGCGCAGGAACTGCGCGAGCGTCAGGAGCGTCTCGAGCGCGAGGAAGCCGAGCGCCGTGCGCGCGAAGAGGCGGCCGAGGCCGAGCGTCGCCGTGCGGAAGAGGAAGCCGCGGCGAAGCGCGCGGCGGCGGCGCAGGCGGAAGCCGCGCAGCAGGCCGCGGCTGCGCGCGAGCAAGCGCAGCGCGCGCAGAGCGAGCCGGCCGAGCAGAGCGCTCAGGACGAAGCGCGTGCGGCCGCCGAGCGCGCCGCGCAGCGCGAAGCGGCGAAGAAGGCCGAGGACGCCGCACGCGAAGCGGCCGACAAGGCGCGCGCCGAGCAGGAAGAGATTCGCAAGCGTCGCGAGGCCGCCGAGGCCGAAGCGCGCGCGATCCGCGAAATGATGAACACGCCGCGCCGTGCGCAGGTCAAGGCGGTCGAGCCGCCGAAGCCGGCCGAGCCGCCCGCGGCGAAGGCGGCCGAGGCGAAGGGCACGCTGCACAAGCCGGCGAAACCCGCCGGCGAGGCGGCCGCGGCGCGCCCCGCGGCGAAGAAGCCGGCAAGCGGCGCGCCGGCGCCCGCCGCCGCGCCCGCGGGCGACCGCACCAAGAAGCCGGGCACCGGCAAGAGCGGCTGGCAGGACGACGCGGCGAAACGCCGCGGAATCAAGACGCGCGGCGATTCGAGCGGCGGCGTCGACCGCGGCTGGCGCGGCGGCCCGAAGGGGCGCGGCAAGCATCAGGACAGCGCATCGTCGTTCCAGGCGCCGACCGAGCCGATCGTGCGTGAAGTGCACGTGCCGGAGACCATCTCCGTCGCGGATCTCGCGCACAAGATGTCGATCAAGGCATCGGAAGTCATCAAGGTGATGATGAAGATGGGCCAGATGGTCACGATCAACCAGGTGCTGGACCAGGAAACGGCGATGATCGTCGTCGAGGAACTGGGCCACCGCGCGCTCGCCGCGAAGCTCGACGATCCGGAGGCGCTCCTCGTCGAAGGCGAGATCGGCAGCGATGCGGAGCAACTGCCGCGTCCGCCCGTCGTCACCGTCATGGGCCACGTCGACCACGGCAAGACCTCGCTGCTCGACTACATCCGTCGCGCGAAGGTCGCGGCCGGCGAAGCGGGCGGCATCACGCAGCACATCGGCGCGTATCACGTCGAAACGCCGCGCGGCGTCGTCACGTTCCTCGACACGCCGGGCCACGAGGCGTTCACCGCCATGCGTGCGCGCGGCGCGAAGGCGACCGATATCGTCATTCTGGTGGTCGCGGCCGACGACGGCGTGATGCCGCAGACGAAGGAAGCGATCTCGCACGCGAAGGCGGGCGGGGTGCCGATCGTCGTCGCGATCAACAAGATCGACAAGCCGGAGGCGAACCCCGATCGCGTGAAGCAGGAACTGGTCGCGGAAGGCGTCGTGCCGGAAGAGTACGGCGGCGACTCGCCGTTCGTGCCGGTATCGGCGAAGACGGGCGCGGGTATCGACGATCTGCTCGAGAACGTGCTGCTGCAGGCGGAAGTGCTGGAGCTGAAGGCGCCGGTCGAATCGCCGGCGAAGGGCATCGTGATCGAGGCGAAGCTCGACAAGGGCAAGGGCCCGGTCGCGACGGTGCTCGTGCAGTCCGGCACGCTGAGCCGCGGCGACGTCGTGCTCGCCGGCACGGCCTACGGCCGCGTGCGCGCGATGCTCGACGAGAACGGCAAGCCGACGAAGGAAGCCGGCCCGTCGATTCCGGTCGAGATTCAGGGCCTGTCCGAAGTGCCCGGCGCGGGCGACGAAGTCATCGTGTTGCCGGACGAGCGCAAGGCGCGCGAAATCGCGCTGTTCCGTCAGGGCAAGTTCCGCGACGTCAAGCTCGCGAAGCAGCAGGCGGCGAAGCTCGAAAGCATGCTCGAGCAGATGGGCGAAGGCGAGGTGCAGAACCTGCCGCTCATCATCAAGGCGGACGTGCAGGGCTCGCAGGAAGCGCTCGTGCAATCGCTGCTCAAGCTGTCGACCGACGAAGTGCGCGTGCAGATCGTGCACAGCGCGGTGGGCGGCATCAGCGAAAGCGACGTCAACCTCGCGACCGCGTCGAAGGCGGTCATCATCGGCTTCAACACGCGGGCGGACGCGCAGGCGCGCAAGCTCGCCGAGGCGAACGGCATCGACATCCGCTACTACAACATCATCTACGACGCGGTGGATGAGGTGAAGGCGGCGATGTCGGGTATGCTCGCGCCGGAGAAGCGCGAAGTCGTGACGGGCATGGTCGAGGTGCGCCAGGTGTTCAAGGTGCCGAAGGTCGGCACGGTTGCCGGCTGTATGGTCACGGACGGCGTCGTGAAGCGTTCGTCGTCGGTGCGCGTGCTGCGCAACAACGTCGTGATCTTCACGGGCGAGCTCGATTCGCTCAAGCGCTTCAAGGACGATGTCAAGGAAGTGAAGCAGGGCTTCGAATGCGGTATGTCGCTCAAGAACTTCAACGATATCGTCGAAGGCGACCAGTTCGAAGTGTTCGAGGTCACGGAAGTCGCGCGTACGCTGTAA
- a CDS encoding DHA2 family efflux MFS transporter permease subunit — protein sequence MAQPHAPLPPLAGGQLILGTIAVSLAVFMNVLDTSIANVAIPTISGDLGVSSDQGTWVITSFAVANAISVPLTGWLTDRIGQVRLFLASIILFVISSWMCGLAPTLPFLLASRVLQGAVAGPMIPLSQALLLSSYPRAKAPMALALWSMTTLIAPVAGPILGGWISDNYSWPWIFYVNIPVGIAAAAVTWMIYRSRESAVRRAPIDGVGLALLVIWVGSLQIMLDKGKDLDWFASTTIVVLALTALIAFAFFVVWELTAEHPVVDLSLFRMRNFSGGTIALSVGYGLYFGNLVLLPLWLQTQIGYTATDAGLVMAPVGFFAILLSPLTGKFLSRTDPRYIATAAFLTFALCFWMRSRYTTGVDEWSLMAPTFVQGIAMAGFFIPLVSITLSGLPGHRIPAASGLSNFVRIMCGGIGTSIFQTAWDHRNNFHHAQLVEQANPYNPTFNQAVTQMGQLGFTRDQAHGLINNMATQQAAQLGVNDLFYISAAIFVLLIALIWITKPERAGGGDSSAAASAAH from the coding sequence ATGGCACAGCCACACGCCCCCCTTCCTCCGCTCGCGGGCGGACAACTGATACTCGGCACGATCGCGGTATCGCTCGCCGTGTTCATGAACGTGCTCGACACGTCGATCGCCAACGTCGCGATCCCGACGATCTCGGGCGACCTCGGCGTATCGTCCGACCAGGGCACCTGGGTCATCACGTCGTTCGCGGTCGCGAACGCGATCTCGGTGCCGCTCACCGGCTGGCTCACCGATCGCATCGGCCAGGTGCGCCTGTTCCTCGCGTCGATCATCCTGTTCGTGATCTCGTCGTGGATGTGCGGCCTCGCGCCGACGCTGCCGTTCCTGCTCGCGTCGCGCGTGCTGCAGGGCGCGGTCGCCGGGCCGATGATCCCGCTGTCGCAAGCGTTGCTGCTGTCGAGCTATCCGCGCGCGAAAGCGCCGATGGCGCTCGCGCTATGGTCGATGACGACGCTGATCGCGCCGGTGGCGGGCCCGATTCTCGGCGGCTGGATCTCGGACAACTACTCGTGGCCGTGGATCTTCTACGTGAACATTCCGGTCGGCATCGCGGCCGCGGCCGTCACGTGGATGATCTACCGCAGCCGCGAATCGGCCGTGCGCCGCGCGCCGATCGACGGCGTCGGGCTCGCCCTCCTCGTGATCTGGGTCGGCTCGCTGCAGATCATGCTCGACAAGGGCAAGGACCTCGACTGGTTCGCGTCGACGACGATCGTCGTGCTCGCGCTCACCGCGCTGATCGCGTTCGCGTTCTTCGTCGTCTGGGAATTGACGGCCGAGCATCCGGTCGTCGACCTGTCGCTGTTCCGGATGCGCAACTTCTCCGGCGGCACGATCGCGCTGTCGGTCGGCTACGGGCTCTACTTCGGCAACCTCGTGCTGCTGCCGCTGTGGCTGCAGACGCAGATCGGCTACACGGCGACCGACGCGGGGCTCGTGATGGCGCCCGTCGGCTTCTTCGCGATCCTGCTGTCGCCGCTCACGGGCAAGTTCCTGTCGCGCACCGATCCGCGCTACATCGCGACGGCCGCGTTCCTCACGTTCGCGCTGTGCTTCTGGATGCGCTCGCGCTATACGACGGGCGTCGACGAATGGTCGCTGATGGCACCGACCTTCGTGCAGGGGATCGCGATGGCGGGCTTCTTCATCCCGCTCGTATCGATCACGCTGTCCGGCCTGCCGGGCCACCGGATTCCGGCCGCGTCGGGCCTGTCGAACTTCGTGCGGATCATGTGCGGCGGCATCGGGACGTCGATCTTCCAGACCGCGTGGGACCATCGGAACAACTTCCATCACGCGCAGCTCGTCGAGCAGGCGAACCCGTACAACCCGACGTTCAACCAGGCGGTCACGCAGATGGGGCAGCTCGGGTTCACGCGCGACCAGGCGCACGGGCTCATCAACAACATGGCGACGCAGCAGGCCGCGCAGTTGGGCGTGAACGATCTGTTCTACATCTCGGCGGCGATCTTCGTGCTGCTGATCGCGCTCATCTGGATCACGAAGCCCGAGCGCGCGGGCGGCGGCGATTCGAGCGCGGCGGCGTCGGCCGCGCACTGA
- the truB gene encoding tRNA pseudouridine(55) synthase TruB yields MARRALDGVLLLDKPVGLSSNDALMRAKRLYQAKKAGHTGTLDPLASGLLPLCFGEATKFSQDLLEADKTYEATMRLGVRTTTGDAEGDVLDTRDVSCDEAAVRAALARFVGEIVQVPPMYSALKRDGKPLYEYARAGQTVEREGRTVTIRALALVSCALPDVTFRVTCSKGTYVRTLAEDIGEALGCGAHLTMLRRTGVGPLTLEHAVTLDALDAATQDERDARLAPVDALLSTFPCVKLDAALATRFLHGQRLKLSELAARPDAAEGGRVRVYDADDRLLGVARASEGVLAPERLVVTGA; encoded by the coding sequence ATGGCCCGCCGCGCGCTCGATGGCGTGCTGCTGCTCGACAAGCCGGTCGGCCTGTCGAGCAACGACGCGCTGATGCGCGCGAAGCGCCTGTATCAGGCGAAGAAGGCGGGCCACACGGGCACGCTCGATCCGCTCGCGTCGGGACTGCTGCCGCTTTGCTTCGGCGAAGCGACGAAGTTCTCGCAGGACCTGCTCGAAGCCGACAAGACCTATGAAGCGACGATGCGGCTCGGCGTGCGCACGACGACGGGCGACGCCGAAGGCGACGTGCTCGACACGCGCGACGTGAGCTGCGACGAAGCGGCGGTCCGCGCGGCGCTCGCGCGCTTCGTCGGCGAGATCGTGCAAGTGCCGCCGATGTACTCGGCGCTCAAGCGCGACGGCAAGCCGCTTTACGAATACGCGCGCGCCGGCCAGACGGTCGAGCGCGAAGGGCGCACCGTGACGATCCGCGCGCTCGCGCTCGTGTCGTGCGCGTTGCCCGACGTCACGTTTCGCGTGACGTGCAGCAAGGGCACGTACGTGCGCACGCTCGCCGAGGATATCGGCGAAGCGCTCGGTTGCGGCGCGCATCTGACGATGTTGCGGCGCACCGGGGTCGGCCCGCTGACGCTCGAGCACGCGGTGACGCTCGATGCGCTCGACGCCGCGACGCAGGACGAGCGCGACGCGCGGCTCGCGCCCGTCGATGCATTGCTGTCGACGTTTCCGTGCGTGAAGCTCGATGCGGCGCTCGCGACGCGCTTTCTGCACGGCCAGCGGCTGAAGCTCTCCGAGCTTGCGGCGCGGCCCGACGCGGCCGAAGGTGGGCGCGTGCGCGTCTACGATGCCGATGACCGGCTGCTCGGCGTCGCGCGCGCGTCGGAAGGCGTGCTCGCGCCGGAGCGGCTCGTCGTGACGGGCGCGTGA
- the rbfA gene encoding 30S ribosome-binding factor RbfA, which produces MSKKRSSPNRNVQIADQIQRDLSELIMREVKDPRIGIVTIQSVELTPDYAHAKVYFTALTGTPADTQEALNHAAGHLHNLLFKRLHIHTVPTLHFHYDQTIEKAVAMSRLIDEANATRAKDD; this is translated from the coding sequence ATGTCGAAAAAACGCAGTTCTCCCAATCGCAACGTGCAGATCGCCGATCAGATCCAGCGCGATCTGTCGGAACTCATCATGCGCGAGGTCAAGGATCCGCGCATCGGGATCGTGACGATCCAGTCGGTCGAGCTCACGCCCGACTATGCGCACGCAAAGGTCTATTTCACCGCGCTCACGGGCACGCCGGCGGACACGCAGGAAGCGCTCAACCATGCGGCCGGCCATTTGCACAATCTGCTCTTCAAGCGCCTGCACATTCACACGGTGCCGACGCTGCATTTCCATTACGACCAGACGATCGAGAAGGCCGTCGCGATGTCGCGCCTCATCGACGAGGCGAACGCGACGCGCGCGAAGGACGATTGA
- the rluB gene encoding 23S rRNA pseudouridine(2605) synthase RluB, whose amino-acid sequence MTDTHDIDSSESAHAVATARADDAPEQSAADAGGEDRPRRGLRRGPRSLIARRRAAAKSKHSDAPESADAAPAADAGAGADVAKAPARAPRGKDAAAKPPRKTAGKREGAARQGAQPKRGAQQAAAAVAPSAEAGQDDVFAYVISPAFDADNNAPGGGVRAPMLRRGRQTQPKRVLSPDDDAPKLHKVLAEAGMGSRREMEELIIAGRVSVNGEPAHIGQRIMPTDQVRINGKPVKRKLPSKPPRVLLYHKPTGEIVSHADPEGRPSVFDRLPPMKTAKWLAVGRLDFNTEGLLMLTTSGDLANRFMHPRYSVEREYAVRVVGELSEASRQKLLHGVELDDGPANFLRIRDGGGEGTNHWYHVALAEGRNREVRRMFEAVGLMVSRLIRTRHGPIPLPRGLKRGRWEELDEAQVRRLMSTVGLKAPTEDKGGKRGGPVERRQPDPMQTSMGFINREPVLTTHGQLDQPRRGRRGPAGGGFGAGLGGGYAGLPGYGGASRQGGRDVDGNRASYGGAGANKRGAGKGGRNPNGNRAEGGARGGPRTPQQRNRSRSR is encoded by the coding sequence TTGACTGATACCCACGACATCGATTCGTCCGAATCCGCGCATGCCGTTGCGACGGCGCGCGCCGACGACGCACCCGAGCAGTCCGCAGCGGACGCGGGCGGCGAAGACCGCCCGCGCCGCGGTTTGCGGCGCGGGCCGCGCAGCCTGATCGCGCGCCGCCGAGCGGCCGCGAAATCGAAGCATTCCGATGCGCCCGAAAGCGCCGACGCGGCGCCGGCGGCCGATGCCGGCGCGGGCGCCGACGTCGCGAAAGCGCCGGCTCGCGCGCCGCGCGGCAAGGACGCCGCAGCGAAGCCGCCGCGCAAGACGGCGGGCAAGCGCGAAGGCGCGGCGCGGCAGGGCGCTCAGCCGAAGCGAGGCGCGCAGCAGGCTGCCGCGGCGGTTGCGCCGTCCGCGGAGGCCGGCCAGGACGACGTGTTCGCCTACGTGATTTCGCCGGCGTTCGACGCCGACAACAACGCGCCGGGCGGCGGCGTGCGCGCGCCGATGCTGCGCCGGGGCCGCCAGACTCAGCCGAAGCGCGTGCTGTCGCCGGACGACGACGCGCCGAAGCTGCACAAGGTGCTCGCGGAAGCCGGCATGGGCTCGCGCCGCGAGATGGAAGAGCTCATCATTGCCGGCCGGGTGTCGGTGAACGGCGAGCCGGCGCACATCGGCCAACGGATCATGCCGACCGATCAGGTGCGGATCAACGGCAAGCCGGTCAAGCGCAAGCTGCCGAGCAAGCCGCCGCGCGTGCTGCTGTATCACAAGCCGACGGGCGAGATCGTGAGCCACGCGGATCCGGAGGGCCGCCCGTCTGTGTTCGATCGGCTGCCGCCGATGAAGACCGCGAAATGGCTCGCGGTCGGCCGCCTCGACTTCAACACCGAAGGCCTGCTGATGCTGACGACGTCGGGCGATCTCGCGAACCGCTTCATGCATCCGCGCTATAGCGTCGAGCGCGAGTACGCGGTGCGCGTCGTCGGCGAGCTGTCCGAGGCGTCGCGTCAGAAGCTGCTGCACGGCGTCGAGCTCGACGACGGCCCGGCGAATTTCCTGCGCATTCGCGACGGTGGCGGCGAAGGCACGAATCACTGGTATCACGTCGCGCTTGCCGAAGGGCGCAACCGCGAGGTGCGGCGGATGTTCGAGGCGGTCGGCCTGATGGTGAGCCGCCTGATCCGCACGCGCCACGGCCCGATCCCGCTGCCGCGCGGGTTGAAGCGCGGCCGCTGGGAGGAACTCGACGAGGCGCAGGTGCGGCGCCTGATGTCGACGGTCGGCCTGAAGGCGCCGACCGAGGATAAGGGCGGCAAGCGCGGCGGCCCGGTCGAGCGCCGCCAGCCCGATCCGATGCAGACGTCGATGGGCTTCATCAATCGCGAGCCCGTGCTGACGACTCACGGCCAGCTCGACCAGCCGCGGCGCGGCCGCCGCGGGCCGGCGGGCGGCGGCTTCGGCGCGGGCCTCGGCGGCGGCTACGCCGGCCTGCCGGGCTACGGCGGCGCGTCGCGCCAGGGCGGCCGCGATGTCGACGGCAACCGCGCGTCCTACGGCGGCGCGGGCGCGAACAAGCGCGGCGCCGGCAAGGGCGGCCGCAATCCGAACGGCAATCGCGCCGAAGGCGGTGCGCGCGGCGGCCCGCGTACGCCGCAGCAGCGCAATCGTTCGCGTAGCCGCTGA
- the nusA gene encoding transcription termination factor NusA — translation MSREVLMLVDALAREKNVDKDVVLGALEAALASASKKLFDEGAEIRVHIDRESGEHETFRRWLVVPDEAGLQEPDREILLFEAREQKPDVEVGDYIEESVPSIEFGRIGAQAAKQVILQKVRDAEREQILNDYLERGEKIMTGTVKRLDKGNFIVESGRVEALLRRDQLIPKENLRVGDRVRAYIAKVDRTARGPQIELSRTAPEFLMKLFEMEVPEIEQGLLEIKAAARDPGVRAKIGVVAYDKRIDPIGTCVGIRGSRVQAVRNELGGENIDIVLWSEDPAQFVIGALAPAAVQSIVVDEEKHSMDVVVDENELAVAIGRSGQNVRLASELTGWQINIMTPDESAQKQNEERDALRGLFMARLDVDEEVADILIDEGFTSLEEIAYVPLNEMLEIEAFDEDTVHELRNRSRDALLTMAIANEEKVETAALDLKSLDGVTPELLAKLAEQGVQTRDDLAELAVDELVDMTGMEEEAAKALIMKAREHWFQ, via the coding sequence ATGAGTCGCGAAGTGTTGATGTTGGTGGATGCGCTGGCGCGCGAGAAGAACGTCGACAAGGACGTCGTGCTGGGCGCGCTCGAAGCGGCCCTCGCGTCGGCTTCCAAGAAGCTGTTCGACGAAGGCGCCGAGATCCGCGTACATATCGATCGCGAGAGCGGTGAACACGAGACGTTCCGTCGCTGGCTCGTCGTGCCCGACGAGGCGGGCCTCCAAGAGCCGGATCGCGAGATCCTGCTGTTCGAGGCGCGCGAGCAGAAGCCCGATGTCGAGGTCGGCGACTATATCGAAGAATCGGTGCCGTCGATCGAGTTCGGCCGGATCGGCGCGCAGGCCGCGAAGCAGGTGATCCTGCAGAAGGTGCGCGACGCGGAGCGCGAGCAGATCCTGAACGATTACCTCGAGCGCGGCGAGAAGATCATGACGGGCACGGTGAAGCGCCTCGACAAGGGCAACTTCATCGTCGAATCGGGCCGTGTCGAGGCGCTGCTGCGCCGCGACCAACTGATTCCGAAGGAAAACCTGCGCGTGGGCGACCGCGTGCGCGCGTACATCGCGAAGGTCGACCGCACCGCGCGCGGCCCGCAGATCGAGCTGTCGCGCACCGCGCCCGAATTCCTGATGAAGCTCTTCGAGATGGAAGTGCCGGAAATCGAGCAGGGGCTTCTCGAGATCAAGGCGGCGGCCCGCGATCCGGGCGTGCGCGCGAAGATCGGCGTCGTCGCGTACGACAAGCGGATCGATCCGATCGGCACGTGCGTCGGTATTCGCGGCTCGCGCGTGCAGGCCGTGCGCAACGAGCTCGGTGGCGAAAACATCGACATCGTGCTATGGTCGGAGGATCCCGCCCAGTTCGTGATCGGCGCGCTCGCGCCGGCGGCCGTCCAGTCGATCGTCGTCGATGAAGAAAAGCATTCGATGGACGTCGTCGTCGACGAGAACGAACTGGCTGTCGCGATCGGCCGCAGCGGCCAGAACGTGCGTCTTGCCAGCGAACTGACCGGCTGGCAGATCAACATCATGACGCCGGACGAATCCGCCCAGAAGCAGAACGAAGAGCGCGACGCGCTGCGCGGCCTGTTCATGGCGCGCCTCGACGTCGACGAGGAAGTCGCGGACATCCTGATCGACGAAGGCTTCACGAGCCTCGAAGAGATCGCCTACGTGCCGCTCAACGAGATGCTCGAGATCGAGGCATTCGACGAGGACACCGTGCACGAACTGCGCAACCGCTCGCGCGACGCGCTGCTCACGATGGCGATCGCGAACGAGGAGAAGGTCGAGACGGCCGCCCTCGATCTGAAGAGCCTCGACGGCGTCACGCCCGAACTGCTCGCGAAGCTGGCCGAGCAGGGCGTGCAGACGCGCGACGATCTCGCGGAGCTTGCCGTGGACGAGCTGGTCGACATGACCGGCATGGAAGAGGAAGCCGCGAAGGCGCTGATCATGAAAGCACGCGAACACTGGTTCCAGTGA
- a CDS encoding efflux RND transporter periplasmic adaptor subunit, with protein MSDPQQNAAPAQPQNNGKRKRMMTLLVVVIAIAAIAYGLYYLLVARFHETTDDAYVNGNVVQITPQVTGTVIAVKADDTQTVKSGDPLVVLDPADSQVALQQAEANLAQTVRQVRGLYVNDDQYRAQVALRQSDLSKAQDDLRRRLAVAQTGAVSQEEISHARDAVKAAQASLDAAGQQLASNRALTANTTVADHPNVLAAAAKVRDAYLNNARNTLPAPVTGYVAKRSVRVGQRVSPGTPLMSVVPLNAVWVDANFKEVQLKHMRIGQPVELTADIYGSSVKYHGKVIGFSAGTGAAFSLLPAQNATGNWIKVVQRLPVRVELDPKELKEHPLRIGLSMQVDVDIKDESGNQLGNVQNTVYETDVFAKYGDEADAEIARIIAQNAGGGAAGGASAPTPAAKLVGRASNLM; from the coding sequence ATGAGCGACCCTCAACAAAACGCAGCGCCCGCGCAGCCGCAGAACAACGGCAAGCGCAAGCGGATGATGACGCTGCTCGTCGTGGTGATCGCGATCGCCGCGATCGCATACGGCCTTTATTACCTGCTCGTCGCGCGCTTTCACGAAACCACCGATGACGCCTACGTGAACGGCAACGTCGTGCAGATCACCCCGCAGGTGACGGGCACCGTGATCGCGGTGAAGGCGGACGACACGCAGACCGTGAAGTCGGGCGACCCGCTCGTCGTGCTCGATCCGGCCGATTCGCAGGTCGCGCTGCAGCAGGCCGAGGCGAATCTCGCGCAGACGGTGCGCCAGGTGCGCGGCCTCTATGTGAACGACGATCAGTACCGCGCGCAGGTCGCGCTGCGCCAGTCGGATCTGTCGAAGGCGCAGGACGATCTGCGCCGCCGGCTCGCCGTCGCGCAGACGGGCGCCGTCTCGCAGGAAGAAATCTCGCACGCGCGCGACGCGGTGAAGGCCGCGCAGGCATCGCTCGACGCCGCCGGTCAGCAGCTCGCGTCGAACCGCGCGCTCACCGCGAACACGACCGTCGCCGACCACCCGAACGTGCTCGCCGCCGCCGCGAAGGTCCGCGACGCCTACCTGAACAATGCGCGCAACACGCTGCCCGCGCCCGTCACGGGCTACGTCGCGAAGCGCTCGGTGCGGGTGGGCCAGCGCGTGTCGCCGGGCACGCCGCTGATGTCGGTCGTGCCGCTGAACGCCGTGTGGGTCGACGCGAACTTCAAGGAAGTGCAGTTGAAGCACATGCGGATCGGCCAGCCGGTGGAACTGACGGCCGACATCTACGGCTCGTCGGTCAAATACCACGGCAAGGTCATCGGCTTCTCGGCGGGCACGGGCGCGGCGTTCTCGCTGCTGCCGGCGCAGAACGCGACGGGCAACTGGATCAAGGTCGTCCAGCGCCTGCCGGTGCGCGTCGAGCTCGATCCGAAGGAACTGAAGGAGCACCCGCTGCGCATCGGCCTGTCGATGCAGGTCGATGTCGACATCAAGGACGAAAGCGGCAACCAGCTCGGCAACGTGCAGAACACCGTCTACGAAACCGACGTGTTCGCGAAGTACGGCGACGAGGCGGACGCCGAGATCGCTCGCATCATCGCGCAGAACGCGGGCGGCGGCGCGGCGGGCGGCGCGAGCGCGCCCACGCCGGCGGCGAAGCTCGTCGGCCGCGCGTCGAACCTGATGTAA